A stretch of the Dechloromonas sp. TW-R-39-2 genome encodes the following:
- the chrA gene encoding chromate efflux transporter, producing the protein MTPPLNDKNDAQAIQAAEVSLWQAFMFWLKLGFISFGGPAGQIAIMHQELVERRRWISERRFLHALNYCMVLPGPEAQQLATYIGWLMHRTWGGIIAGGLFVLPSLFILIGLSWVYIAFGDMPLVAGLFYGIKPAVTAIVVQAAHRIGSRALKNNVLWAIAAASFVAIFALNVPFPAIVAAAAAIGYCGGRIAPGKFQAGGGHGQSHKSFGRALIDDDTPTPEHALFAWHKMIKVALIGCLLWLVPMGMLTAACGWEHTLTQMGWFFTKAALLTFGGAYAVLPYVYQGAVGGYGWLSPTQMIDGLALGETTPGPLIMVVTFVGFVGGYQSAEIRAAFGPDGLFLAGAVAATLVTWFTFLPSFVFILMGGPFIETTHNDLKFTAPLTAITAAVVGVILNLALFFGYHVLWPKGFEGSFEWLSSLIALGAAIALFRFKANVIHVIAGCAVIGFLVKTFVL; encoded by the coding sequence ATGACCCCGCCCCTGAACGACAAAAACGACGCACAAGCAATACAAGCCGCCGAGGTCAGCCTCTGGCAAGCCTTCATGTTCTGGCTGAAGCTGGGCTTCATCAGCTTTGGCGGCCCGGCCGGGCAGATCGCCATCATGCATCAGGAGCTGGTCGAGCGCCGACGCTGGATATCGGAACGCCGCTTCCTGCATGCGCTCAACTATTGCATGGTGCTGCCGGGGCCGGAGGCTCAGCAGTTGGCCACCTACATCGGCTGGCTGATGCATCGCACCTGGGGCGGCATCATTGCCGGCGGCCTGTTCGTGCTGCCTTCGTTGTTCATCCTGATCGGCTTGTCATGGGTCTATATCGCCTTTGGCGACATGCCGCTGGTCGCCGGCCTGTTCTACGGGATCAAACCGGCCGTCACCGCCATCGTCGTTCAGGCGGCACACCGCATTGGCTCGCGCGCCTTGAAGAACAATGTGCTGTGGGCCATTGCCGCAGCCTCCTTTGTCGCTATCTTTGCCCTCAATGTCCCGTTTCCGGCCATCGTCGCGGCTGCCGCAGCCATTGGTTACTGCGGTGGACGCATTGCACCGGGCAAATTCCAGGCCGGCGGCGGACATGGCCAGAGCCACAAATCCTTTGGCCGGGCGCTGATCGACGACGATACGCCAACCCCGGAACATGCCTTGTTCGCCTGGCACAAGATGATCAAGGTCGCCCTGATCGGCTGCCTGCTGTGGCTGGTGCCGATGGGAATGCTGACGGCCGCTTGCGGTTGGGAGCACACCCTGACGCAGATGGGCTGGTTTTTCACCAAGGCGGCGCTACTGACTTTCGGTGGCGCTTATGCCGTGCTGCCTTACGTCTATCAAGGAGCGGTCGGTGGCTACGGCTGGTTATCCCCGACCCAGATGATCGACGGTCTGGCGCTCGGTGAAACGACGCCGGGACCGTTGATCATGGTCGTCACTTTCGTCGGCTTTGTCGGGGGCTACCAAAGTGCAGAAATACGGGCGGCATTCGGCCCGGATGGCCTGTTTCTGGCCGGTGCCGTCGCAGCCACGCTGGTCACCTGGTTCACCTTCCTGCCGTCCTTCGTTTTCATCCTGATGGGCGGACCTTTCATCGAAACGACCCACAACGACCTGAAATTCACCGCACCGCTGACCGCCATCACGGCGGCCGTCGTCGGCGTCATCCTCAATCTGGCGCTGTTCTTTGGTTACCACGTCCTGTGGCCGAAGGGATTCGAAGGTTCGTTCGAGTGGCTGTCCTCACTGATTGCGCTGGGAGCCGCCATTGCCCTGTTCCGCTTCAAGGCGAACGTCATCCATGTGATTGCCGGGTGTGCCGTGATCGGCTTCCTGGTGAAAACATTCGTCCTGTGA
- a CDS encoding MFS transporter yields the protein MIGRWLLPEGVDRAVLPLLVGKALRAFADGYVAVLLPAYLLTLGFGTLEVGILSTATLLGSALATLAVGAWGHRFHHRRLLLGAALLMLGTGLSFASVSTFWPLLLVAFVGTLNPSSGDVSVFLPLEHARLAESSQGAARTALFARYSLLGALFAALGALASGVPQLLMTTLGIEQLTAFRVMFVFYGLVGGVVCLLYRSLPAPEHEVEAPPPQPLGESKDIVVRLALLFSLDSFAGGLAINALMALWFFQRFDLTLLAAGSFFFWAGLLSAMSQLIAPKVAERIGLVNTMVFTHIPASICLIAAAFVPNLELAFALLFIRALLSQMDVPVRSAFVMEVVTPAERAAAASFTAVPRSLASAISPTIGGALFAAGWLAAPLVACGVLKIGYDLMLWKAFRQHDQGA from the coding sequence ATGATTGGTCGATGGTTGCTGCCTGAGGGTGTTGACCGTGCAGTTCTGCCACTTCTGGTGGGTAAAGCACTGAGGGCCTTTGCCGATGGCTATGTAGCGGTGTTGCTGCCGGCCTATCTGTTGACGCTCGGCTTCGGCACGCTGGAGGTGGGTATCCTGAGTACGGCCACTTTGCTGGGGTCGGCGCTGGCCACACTGGCGGTAGGCGCATGGGGCCATCGTTTCCATCACCGTCGCCTGCTACTTGGCGCGGCGCTACTCATGCTCGGTACCGGGCTATCCTTCGCCAGCGTGTCGACATTTTGGCCACTGCTCCTGGTCGCTTTCGTAGGCACTTTGAATCCAAGCTCGGGGGATGTCAGCGTGTTTCTGCCACTGGAACATGCTCGATTGGCCGAGTCCAGCCAAGGTGCGGCGCGAACCGCCCTGTTCGCCCGCTACTCCTTGCTGGGTGCTCTGTTTGCCGCACTGGGTGCGCTGGCCTCCGGCGTGCCGCAACTGCTAATGACGACCCTTGGTATCGAACAACTGACAGCATTCCGCGTGATGTTCGTGTTCTATGGCCTGGTTGGCGGCGTGGTCTGCTTGCTCTATCGCAGCTTGCCGGCACCAGAGCATGAAGTCGAGGCACCGCCACCACAGCCGCTTGGCGAATCGAAGGACATCGTTGTCCGTCTGGCGCTGCTGTTTTCGCTGGACTCCTTCGCGGGGGGTCTAGCCATCAACGCCTTGATGGCGCTTTGGTTCTTTCAACGCTTCGACCTGACGCTACTGGCCGCGGGCAGCTTTTTCTTCTGGGCCGGGCTATTGTCTGCGATGTCGCAGTTGATTGCACCGAAAGTGGCCGAGCGCATTGGCTTGGTGAATACGATGGTGTTCACCCATATCCCGGCCAGCATCTGCCTCATCGCGGCGGCATTTGTACCAAATCTCGAACTGGCGTTTGCACTGCTATTCATTCGGGCCTTGTTGTCGCAGATGGATGTGCCGGTACGCAGTGCCTTCGTGATGGAGGTGGTGACACCGGCAGAGCGCGCAGCGGCGGCAAGCTTTACAGCAGTTCCCCGCAGCCTAGCCTCGGCCATCAGCCCAACGATAGGTGGTGCACTGTTTGCGGCAGGCTGGCTTGCCGCCCCCTTGGTCGCTTGCGGAGTTTTGAAGATTGGCTATGACCTGATGCTTTGGAAGGCATTTCGACAACACGATCAAGGCGCTTGA
- a CDS encoding chromate resistance protein ChrB domain-containing protein, with amino-acid sequence MKWITRERPKIDRIACPWLVSRFVDERPEFLYVPAGDVMRIATESGAIPYDVPNVELGHHGDQCSFDAFIAKYQLQDTALNKLALIVRGADCGQPELAKEAVGLLAISKGLSLNFTDDHEMLAHGMVIYDALYAWCGDTPLKQVGRFLGLK; translated from the coding sequence ATGAAATGGATTACACGCGAACGCCCCAAGATTGACCGCATCGCCTGCCCCTGGCTGGTCAGCCGGTTTGTCGATGAACGCCCGGAATTTCTCTACGTGCCGGCCGGCGACGTGATGCGGATTGCGACCGAGAGCGGAGCCATTCCCTACGACGTGCCCAACGTCGAGTTGGGTCACCATGGCGACCAGTGCAGCTTCGATGCGTTTATTGCCAAGTATCAACTGCAGGATACGGCACTCAACAAGCTGGCGCTCATCGTGCGCGGTGCCGATTGTGGACAGCCTGAGCTGGCCAAGGAAGCGGTTGGTCTGCTGGCTATTTCCAAGGGACTGTCGCTCAACTTCACCGACGACCATGAGATGCTGGCCCACGGCATGGTCATCTACGATGCGCTCTACGCATGGTGCGGCGATACGCCCTTGAAGCAAGTCGGCCGGTTCCTGGGGCTCAAATGA
- a CDS encoding LysE family translocator: MLSVEQFFGFLLAASLITLAPGPDNLMVLGIGMSKGRREGIAFGLGCALGCLSHTLLAVVGVSALIASSVEAFTVLKICGGLYLVWLGINALRSAGGASIRGDGGDRKTPGALFLKGILANVINPKVILFFLSFLPQFVVPANGSVTLQMAMLGILFTLQAAVIFGLLGYFSGAVGQWVNASPRVGVALDRLTGVIFVGLGLRLMASR, from the coding sequence ATGCTATCCGTCGAACAGTTTTTCGGCTTCCTGTTGGCCGCCTCCTTGATTACCCTTGCACCGGGCCCGGATAACCTGATGGTCCTGGGCATCGGCATGTCCAAGGGGCGCCGGGAAGGGATTGCCTTCGGATTGGGCTGTGCGTTGGGTTGCCTCAGTCACACCCTGCTGGCGGTTGTCGGTGTCAGCGCGCTGATCGCCTCTTCCGTCGAGGCTTTTACCGTACTCAAGATCTGCGGCGGGCTTTACCTGGTGTGGCTGGGTATCAATGCGCTGCGCAGTGCAGGGGGCGCAAGCATCAGGGGCGATGGCGGCGATCGAAAGACACCGGGAGCGCTGTTTCTGAAAGGCATTCTGGCCAACGTGATCAATCCGAAAGTCATCCTGTTTTTCCTGTCATTCCTGCCCCAGTTCGTTGTCCCCGCCAATGGCAGCGTGACCCTGCAGATGGCGATGCTGGGCATTCTCTTCACCCTGCAAGCGGCAGTCATTTTTGGCCTGCTGGGCTATTTCTCCGGGGCGGTCGGCCAGTGGGTCAATGCCAGCCCGCGTGTCGGCGTAGCGCTGGATCGCCTGACCGGCGTGATTTTTGTCGGACTGGGCCTGCGCTTGATGGCCAGCCGGTAA
- a CDS encoding PLP-dependent aminotransferase family protein, which translates to MELDWLLAPPLPESMSRQRVIYHRLRDAILSGQLVSGTRLPASRSLAASLKIARNTVLFAYEQLLAEGCLLADRQGTRVASFPRRGLASPDSPAAPASTLQLSRRAAAALQPEPAREAAVLPFAPGVPDYGAFPFRRWRACLERAWHDAGWRQLGYAAYGGDPVLRAAVAGHLTTVRGFAVDAAQIVITSGTQAALDLCARLLGDHGDIVWAENPGYLAARVAFGLAGLRVHDVPVDAEGLAPDENDWDAHPPRLITITPSHQYPTGRVMSLARRLALIERAQRTGAWIIEDDYDSEFRRAGPAPPALFGLQADAPVVYVGTFSKTLYPGLRLGYLVLPRAVAADFARAAGQATRAGQGVEQRALADFILRGYYTLHLRRMRTRYAARQMALRTALRDAFGPSLELSGGEAGLHLVMWLPNEIHDAEVVRHAAGLGLGVRALGDYTRAPLRCNGLVLGYGNLAEGMIAACVQRLVKAIASSTQAAAER; encoded by the coding sequence ATGGAGCTTGACTGGCTGCTTGCCCCGCCTTTACCCGAAAGCATGTCGCGCCAACGCGTGATTTATCACCGTTTGCGTGACGCCATCCTGTCGGGCCAACTCGTGTCGGGTACGCGTCTGCCTGCCAGTCGAAGCCTGGCCGCGTCGTTGAAAATTGCGCGCAACACCGTGCTGTTTGCCTACGAGCAACTGCTTGCCGAAGGGTGCCTGCTGGCTGATCGCCAGGGGACGCGCGTGGCTTCGTTTCCGCGCCGGGGCCTTGCCTCGCCGGATAGTCCGGCGGCGCCTGCCTCCACGCTGCAACTCTCCCGCCGTGCTGCTGCCGCATTGCAACCCGAGCCGGCGCGTGAGGCTGCGGTGTTGCCCTTTGCGCCCGGTGTGCCGGACTATGGCGCCTTTCCCTTCCGCCGTTGGCGCGCCTGTCTGGAGCGTGCGTGGCATGATGCCGGTTGGCGCCAGTTAGGCTATGCGGCGTACGGCGGTGACCCGGTATTGCGTGCGGCGGTGGCCGGCCATCTCACCACGGTGCGCGGTTTCGCGGTCGACGCCGCGCAAATCGTCATTACCAGCGGGACGCAGGCGGCCCTCGATCTCTGTGCCCGACTGCTCGGCGACCACGGCGATATCGTCTGGGCCGAGAATCCCGGATATCTTGCCGCCCGTGTTGCATTCGGTCTGGCCGGGCTGCGTGTGCATGACGTCCCGGTCGATGCCGAAGGCTTGGCTCCTGACGAAAATGACTGGGACGCGCATCCTCCCCGCCTGATCACGATCACGCCATCACACCAGTATCCCACCGGCCGCGTCATGTCGCTGGCCCGCCGCCTGGCATTGATCGAGCGTGCGCAGCGCACCGGTGCGTGGATCATCGAGGATGATTACGACAGCGAGTTTCGTCGTGCCGGCCCGGCGCCACCCGCACTGTTCGGCCTGCAAGCGGATGCCCCTGTCGTGTACGTCGGTACGTTCAGCAAGACACTGTACCCCGGCCTGCGTCTCGGCTACCTCGTGCTGCCCCGTGCCGTGGCGGCCGACTTCGCCCGGGCCGCCGGTCAGGCGACACGTGCCGGACAGGGGGTTGAACAGCGCGCACTGGCCGATTTCATCCTGCGTGGCTACTACACCCTGCATTTACGCCGCATGCGCACACGTTATGCGGCGCGACAAATGGCATTGCGCACGGCGCTGCGCGATGCCTTCGGGCCATCCCTCGAGCTCTCGGGCGGTGAAGCCGGCCTGCATCTGGTGATGTGGTTGCCGAACGAGATACACGATGCCGAAGTGGTCAGGCATGCGGCGGGTTTGGGGCTGGGCGTTCGCGCGCTGGGTGACTACACGCGTGCGCCGCTGCGTTGCAACGGGCTTGTGCTCGGCTACGGAAATCTTGCGGAAGGCATGATCGCAGCGTGCGTGCAGCGATTGGTCAAGGCGATTGCATCCAGTACCCAGGCTGCGGCCGAGCGTTGA
- the modA gene encoding molybdate ABC transporter substrate-binding protein, which yields MIHFHSTISVLATTFLMAQAATAEEVSLAVAANFTAPMQKIASEFEKDTGHKVTLAFGATGKFYAQITNGAPFEVFLSADDETPARLENEAQAVKGTRFTYAIGKLVLWSAAPGYVDNQGDVLAKGNFRHIALANPKTAPYGAAAMETLKAIGLADKVQARVVQGENITQTHQFVSTGNAELGFVALSQVFKDGTLTGGSAWIVPPRHYSPIRQDAVLLNKGRNNPGAVALIGYLKGEKARGIIRSFGYEL from the coding sequence ATGATCCATTTTCACTCAACCATTTCAGTCCTGGCGACGACTTTTCTGATGGCTCAAGCAGCCACGGCCGAGGAGGTTTCGCTTGCCGTAGCGGCCAATTTCACCGCGCCCATGCAGAAAATCGCCAGCGAATTCGAAAAGGATACGGGCCACAAGGTAACGCTGGCCTTCGGTGCAACCGGCAAGTTCTACGCCCAGATCACCAACGGCGCGCCCTTCGAAGTGTTCTTGTCGGCTGACGACGAGACCCCGGCCAGGCTCGAAAACGAAGCCCAGGCCGTCAAGGGGACGCGCTTTACCTACGCGATCGGAAAGCTTGTGCTTTGGTCTGCTGCCCCCGGTTATGTCGATAATCAGGGGGATGTTCTGGCCAAAGGGAATTTCAGGCACATTGCGCTGGCCAATCCCAAAACGGCACCTTACGGCGCTGCCGCGATGGAAACCCTGAAAGCCATCGGGCTTGCCGACAAGGTGCAAGCCAGGGTGGTCCAGGGAGAAAATATTACCCAGACGCATCAGTTCGTCAGCACGGGCAACGCCGAACTCGGCTTTGTCGCCCTTTCGCAGGTCTTCAAGGATGGCACCCTGACGGGCGGCTCGGCGTGGATCGTGCCGCCCAGGCATTACTCGCCGATTCGCCAGGATGCGGTGCTCTTGAACAAGGGGCGCAACAATCCGGGCGCCGTGGCGTTGATCGGCTATCTGAAGGGTGAGAAAGCGAGAGGCATCATTCGCTCCTTCGGTTACGAGCTGTAA
- the pbpC gene encoding penicillin-binding protein 1C, with protein MRPPARPILSGQRALPLRLALLLALPLPALALPGFAEVKAGYRTSDATLLARDGQPLHRLRLDKSVRRLDWTPLKEISPALLRAVIVSEDKRFMEHDGIDWQAAGKAAWTNFWGGRTRGASTLTMQLAGLLDEDGQRRGRRSFLGKISQSTAALRLEGFWRKQQIAEAYLNLVSFRGELVGVGAMSRQLFGKWPHGLDEREAALAAALLRSPNAAPALVVKRACNLLKEMNRAGECEGLDGFATQALSGNLRATEVDRSELPQSAPHLARKLLKQPGEQIRSSLDADLQQFAGDALRRHLAALRRQNVEDGAVLVLDNASGEILAWVGSSGDLSGAAEVDGVTALRQAGSTLKPFLYALAFERRNLTPASLLEDAPLTLDAGNGLYAPQNYEPDYKGWISVRRALGGSLNVPAVKTLVRLGPERFHQRLKQTGFASLKESGDWYGYSLALGSADISLLMLANAYRTLANAGQWGPLRTTPGKTTSPPPCQREGCSGVFNTPVRAVYSPASSFLIGHILSDRSARAGTFGLESWLATPYWTAAKTGTSKDMRDNWCAGWSRRYTVAVWVGNAGGSPMHDVSGVSGAAPVWREVMDWLHRGDARHGRSKIDSRPPSPPPGVLSRHIRFEPPREPAREEWFMAGTESSLIRAADNRALARIAYPAEGSIIALDPDIPPQHQRIPLRLSAPAGNNWRWQLDAQPLGPADRLKHWLPQPGKHRLTLRDAQNTLIDSVTFEVRALRSRR; from the coding sequence GTGCGCCCGCCGGCCCGGCCGATCTTGTCCGGGCAGCGTGCGCTTCCCCTGCGGCTGGCGCTGCTCTTGGCTCTGCCGCTGCCAGCGCTGGCCCTGCCCGGTTTTGCCGAGGTCAAGGCCGGCTACCGAACGTCCGATGCCACTTTGCTGGCCCGCGACGGCCAGCCGCTGCACCGCTTGCGGCTCGATAAATCGGTTCGCCGCCTGGACTGGACGCCCCTCAAGGAAATCTCGCCGGCCCTGCTCCGCGCGGTGATTGTTTCCGAAGACAAACGCTTCATGGAGCACGACGGGATCGACTGGCAGGCGGCCGGCAAGGCGGCGTGGACCAACTTCTGGGGCGGCCGGACACGCGGCGCCAGCACGCTGACCATGCAACTGGCCGGGCTGCTCGACGAAGATGGCCAACGGCGCGGTCGACGCAGCTTTTTGGGCAAAATCAGCCAGTCGACCGCAGCACTGCGCCTGGAAGGTTTCTGGCGCAAACAGCAGATTGCCGAGGCTTATCTCAACCTGGTCAGCTTCCGCGGCGAACTGGTTGGGGTCGGCGCCATGAGCCGCCAACTATTCGGCAAATGGCCGCACGGCCTCGACGAACGCGAAGCAGCCCTGGCCGCCGCCCTGCTCCGCTCGCCGAACGCAGCGCCGGCACTGGTCGTCAAACGCGCCTGCAATCTGCTCAAGGAAATGAACCGGGCCGGGGAATGCGAGGGACTCGACGGTTTTGCCACGCAGGCGCTGAGCGGAAATCTCCGCGCCACCGAGGTCGACCGCAGCGAACTGCCGCAAAGTGCGCCCCATCTCGCCCGCAAACTGCTCAAGCAGCCCGGCGAGCAAATTCGCTCAAGCCTTGATGCCGATTTGCAGCAATTTGCCGGCGATGCCCTGCGCCGCCACCTCGCGGCACTGCGCCGGCAAAATGTGGAAGATGGCGCCGTACTGGTACTCGACAACGCCAGCGGTGAAATTCTCGCCTGGGTCGGGTCAAGCGGTGATCTCTCCGGGGCCGCCGAGGTGGATGGGGTCACGGCGCTGCGCCAGGCCGGCTCGACGCTGAAACCGTTTCTCTACGCCCTGGCTTTCGAACGCCGCAACCTGACCCCGGCCTCGCTGCTTGAAGATGCGCCGCTGACGCTCGATGCCGGCAACGGCCTCTACGCCCCGCAAAACTACGAGCCTGATTACAAAGGCTGGATCTCGGTCCGCCGGGCACTGGGCGGTTCGCTCAACGTTCCGGCGGTCAAAACGCTGGTCCGCCTCGGGCCGGAACGTTTTCATCAGCGACTCAAGCAAACCGGCTTCGCCAGCCTGAAGGAGAGTGGCGACTGGTACGGCTACAGCCTGGCGCTCGGCTCGGCCGATATTTCCTTGTTGATGCTGGCCAATGCCTACCGCACGCTGGCCAATGCCGGCCAGTGGGGGCCGCTGCGCACCACGCCGGGCAAGACAACCAGCCCGCCCCCCTGCCAGCGCGAAGGGTGCAGCGGCGTGTTCAACACGCCGGTTCGCGCGGTCTACAGCCCGGCCAGCAGTTTTTTGATCGGCCACATCCTGTCCGACCGCAGCGCCCGGGCCGGCACTTTCGGGCTGGAATCGTGGCTGGCAACGCCCTACTGGACAGCCGCCAAGACCGGCACCAGCAAGGACATGCGCGATAACTGGTGCGCCGGCTGGTCACGCCGCTACACCGTCGCCGTCTGGGTCGGCAATGCCGGCGGGAGCCCGATGCACGATGTTTCCGGCGTCAGCGGCGCGGCGCCAGTCTGGCGCGAGGTGATGGACTGGCTGCATCGCGGCGATGCCCGGCACGGCCGTTCAAAAATCGACAGCCGCCCGCCATCGCCACCGCCCGGCGTGCTCAGTCGCCATATCCGCTTTGAGCCGCCGCGCGAACCGGCACGCGAGGAGTGGTTCATGGCCGGCACCGAAAGTAGCCTGATCCGTGCGGCCGACAACCGCGCACTGGCCCGTATCGCCTACCCGGCCGAGGGCAGCATCATCGCGCTCGACCCGGATATTCCGCCGCAGCACCAGCGCATCCCGCTCCGTCTGTCGGCCCCGGCAGGCAACAACTGGCGCTGGCAACTCGATGCACAACCGCTCGGCCCGGCCGACCGCCTCAAACACTGGCTACCGCAACCCGGCAAGCACCGGCTGACCCTGCGCGACGCCCAGAACACCCTCATCGACAGCGTCACCTTCGAAGTCCGGGCCCTGCGCAGCCGTCGCTGA
- a CDS encoding chromate resistance protein ChrB domain-containing protein, whose product MNTWIALITSLPTENATARMRAWRSLKASGAAVLRDGVYLMPERPDCRATLSTVAAEIREAAGSALMTRLDEPDNGNFVALFDRSADFASLQGDISLADDGLNADSANEIQKQARKLRKTFVHLAAIDFFPGEAQKQVDESLRQLEQRTARALSPDEPHPVDQAIVRLNRQDYQGRLWATRQRPWVDRLACAWLIRRQIDPHAEIHWLATPADCPAEALGFDFDGARFTHAGARVSFEVLLASFDLQTPALQRLGALVHFLDVGGIQPPEAAGIESVLAGLRDTIPDDDRLLAMASNIFDGLLTSFEKDRQS is encoded by the coding sequence ATGAACACATGGATTGCACTGATCACCAGCCTGCCCACCGAAAACGCGACGGCACGCATGCGCGCCTGGCGCAGCCTCAAGGCCTCCGGTGCCGCGGTTCTCCGGGATGGCGTCTATCTGATGCCGGAGCGGCCAGATTGCCGGGCAACGCTAAGTACCGTGGCCGCTGAAATTCGTGAGGCGGCAGGAAGCGCGCTGATGACTCGTCTTGACGAACCCGACAACGGGAATTTCGTGGCGCTCTTCGACCGTAGCGCGGATTTTGCGAGCCTGCAGGGCGACATTTCGCTGGCCGATGACGGACTGAACGCAGACTCAGCCAACGAGATCCAGAAGCAGGCGCGCAAACTGCGCAAGACGTTCGTCCATCTGGCAGCGATTGATTTTTTCCCCGGCGAAGCCCAGAAACAGGTCGACGAATCATTGCGCCAACTCGAACAGCGGACAGCCCGGGCCTTGTCGCCCGATGAACCGCATCCGGTCGATCAAGCCATCGTCCGCTTGAATCGGCAGGATTACCAGGGACGGCTCTGGGCAACGCGGCAACGCCCCTGGGTCGACCGGCTGGCCTGCGCCTGGTTGATCCGCCGGCAAATCGACCCGCATGCCGAAATCCACTGGCTGGCGACACCGGCGGATTGCCCGGCCGAGGCGCTGGGCTTCGATTTCGACGGTGCCCGGTTCACGCATGCCGGCGCCCGAGTCAGCTTCGAAGTGCTGCTGGCCAGCTTCGATCTGCAAACACCGGCCCTGCAACGACTGGGGGCCTTGGTCCATTTTCTTGACGTGGGCGGCATACAGCCGCCAGAAGCAGCCGGCATCGAAAGCGTACTGGCCGGTTTGCGCGACACCATTCCCGACGACGATCGGCTTCTGGCCATGGCCAGCAATATTTTCGATGGATTACTGACCTCCTTCGAGAAAGACCGGCAATCATGA
- a CDS encoding nitrogen fixation protein NifQ: MLVALNPDGFNQGKAAPLWPMFKLRSLSSVQPRHFSVPLSKPASRHALRAMAQVIRSAHLGDLPLFAATLGLTADEFQELLHEDVQFLSPRLPPELLDAWLPEQFLPLVSLLWSYRASDDRLARWLSHTLAAACYGRQHLWQDLGFNSRDDVSRLIGQWFPGLARLNNRDLKWKRFLFEQLGKRQGQPGLRPPACGDCDSYRTCFSGN; the protein is encoded by the coding sequence ATGCTTGTTGCGCTGAATCCCGATGGGTTCAACCAAGGCAAGGCAGCACCTTTGTGGCCAATGTTCAAGTTGCGCTCGCTCAGCAGCGTGCAGCCGCGACATTTTTCCGTGCCTTTGTCAAAACCGGCAAGCCGGCATGCGCTGCGGGCCATGGCTCAGGTGATTCGCTCGGCACATCTGGGCGATTTGCCGCTTTTCGCCGCGACGCTTGGGCTGACGGCAGATGAATTTCAGGAACTGCTGCATGAGGATGTGCAGTTTCTGTCTCCCAGGCTTCCTCCAGAATTGCTCGATGCCTGGTTGCCCGAGCAGTTTCTGCCGCTGGTTTCCCTGCTTTGGTCTTACCGTGCAAGCGATGATCGGCTGGCTCGATGGCTCAGCCATACGCTTGCTGCTGCGTGCTACGGTCGTCAGCATTTGTGGCAGGACCTTGGCTTCAACAGCAGGGACGATGTGTCGCGCCTGATCGGCCAATGGTTTCCGGGATTGGCCCGCCTGAACAATCGGGATTTGAAATGGAAGCGTTTCCTGTTCGAGCAACTGGGAAAACGCCAAGGCCAGCCGGGGCTGCGGCCTCCCGCTTGCGGGGACTGTGATTCGTATCGAACTTGTTTTTCAGGGAATTGA
- a CDS encoding TOBE domain-containing protein encodes MMDDAQAIALKGNLWMSVGEQSFGGHGRVQLLALVAELGSITKAAKAMKMSYKAAWDAIDQMNSLAGESLVERTTGGKGGGSTRLTERGRQLITNFRQIEEEHKRFIEQLSAQAQGLVDDFILIRRLSMKTSARNQFLGIVAAIKPGAVNDEIDIELPGGERLVATITSESTQNLVLTVGSEVYALIKAPSVMVMLPHAGLRLSARNQLAGKVSRLHPGAVNTEVLIELPGGTSITAMVTNESVTCLELAVGVDAVAVFKASSVILGVPA; translated from the coding sequence ATGATGGATGACGCACAAGCTATTGCCCTGAAGGGCAACCTCTGGATGTCGGTCGGTGAGCAGAGTTTCGGTGGACACGGACGGGTTCAACTGCTGGCCCTGGTTGCCGAACTGGGATCGATCACCAAGGCGGCCAAGGCGATGAAGATGAGCTACAAGGCCGCCTGGGACGCCATCGACCAGATGAATTCACTGGCCGGAGAATCCCTCGTCGAGCGCACGACAGGCGGCAAGGGGGGCGGATCGACGCGGCTGACCGAACGCGGCCGCCAACTGATCACCAATTTTCGCCAGATCGAGGAAGAGCATAAACGCTTCATCGAGCAACTCAGCGCGCAGGCTCAAGGCCTCGTGGATGACTTTATCCTGATCAGGAGACTTAGCATGAAAACTAGCGCACGCAACCAGTTCCTCGGCATCGTCGCCGCCATCAAACCCGGGGCGGTCAATGACGAGATTGATATCGAACTGCCCGGTGGCGAACGCCTGGTGGCCACCATCACCAGCGAAAGTACCCAAAATCTGGTGTTGACCGTGGGAAGCGAGGTCTACGCGCTGATCAAGGCGCCATCGGTGATGGTCATGTTGCCGCATGCCGGGTTGCGACTCTCGGCGCGCAACCAGTTGGCCGGCAAGGTTTCCCGCCTGCATCCCGGGGCCGTCAACACCGAAGTGCTGATTGAGCTGCCCGGTGGCACCAGCATCACGGCGATGGTGACTAATGAAAGTGTCACCTGTCTCGAGCTGGCGGTCGGTGTCGACGCAGTCGCTGTCTTCAAGGCATCGAGCGTCATTCTTGGCGTTCCGGCCTGA